The nucleotide window GGTTAATATTCACAATCCTCACTCCAATTGCCCCGCACACAGGCTGCGCTAAGTGGTATTCTTACATAAAATATGCAGATACCCATAGACATGTGCTTTCCTGAGACGCAGAGTATGACCCCTCCGTCCATTTGAGAAGGATATTCCTGAGTTTGAACTGATTTATTCCTGAGTTTGAACGATATATTCCTGAGCTTGACTGATATATTCCTGAGTTTGAACGATATATTCCTGAGTTTGGCTGATATATTCCTGAGTTTGGCTGATTTATTCCTGAGCAGCAGAACTTTTGTCCTGAAAAAAATGATTTTATCCCTACATAACAAAAAGCCCGGAAAGCTCCGGACTTAGTTGAAATAAGGATATAATGCGTTGCTCAAGTTCGCAAATTCTTCAATTGACAAGGTCTCTCCTCTTCGCGATTCCACAATGCCTGCCTCGTGCAATGCGGCCAGGATTTCTTCCTTCTTCTGTTTTCCATCAGGAAGCTGGCTTGTCAGGTTATTCAAGATTGTCTTCCTTCGCTGGGCAAAACTTGATCTGGTTACACGGAAGAAGAAGCCTTCATCTTTCACTTTCACCGGCGGTTCCTCATGCAATGTCAATCTGATCACGGCTGAATCTACGTTCGGCTGAGGCATAAACACCGTTTTAGGAACAATCATCACTGTTTCAGCTTTTGTGTAATACTGGATTGCAATTGACAGCGAACCATATTCCTTCGTTCCTGGCTTGGCTGAGATCCTGTCGCCTACTTCCTTTTGAAGCATACAAACGATTCCTCTGATCGGCAGCCTTTCCTCAAGGAGCTTCATCAGTATCGGTGTTGTGACGTAATATGGCAGGTTGGCAACGACCATAACGTCCTCTTGTTCACCAAACTCCTCTTTCACTACAGCCTGAACATCGGCTTTGAGTACATCACTATGAATGACTTTTACGTTTGAATAAGGAGATAGCGTGTCCTCCAGTATCGGCAGCAAGCGCTGATCGATTTCAAACGCGACAACCTTTTCCGCTCTTTTAGCCAGCTGCTCAGTCAACGCTCCAATTCCAGGACCGATTTCGATCGCACCGCTATGGCCGGTTAACTCTGCATGGTCAACGATGCGGTTGAGGATATTGGTATCAATCAAAAAGTTCTGTCCTAGGCTCTTTTTAAAAGAAAAGCCGTATTTATCAAGGATTTCCTTCGTTCTCATCGGGGTAGCAATATCTTTATGCATTTTGTTCCTCCTTAAGGATTTCTGCCAGTACTGCTGAGAAATCCTGTCTTTTCACCTGAAACATCATCAGACGCTTATGCAGCTGTTTCCCATTTGTATAACCAATACGCAGCAGTCTGCCCAGCTTTTCACGCCTCTCCCTGGATCCTGGGCCGCCGATCAGACCCGCAAGAATCAAGTCTTCCTGGGTAATCTCCTCAACTGCCTCTGCATCCATTACCTGAGCATCCTTCAGCGCTTCCCGGATCACCTCGGGGGATGCATGTTCCACACCAAGGCCCCTCCCGGATTTAGGCTTGGCCAACTCTTTTGGGATAAAAGCATGCTTGCACCCCTGCAACATGCTCTGAAATCGTTTTACGGATTTTTTCACCAGGAAAGTCGGGGTCAGTAAAAACAATGACTCCTCGCTTTTCATGGGCATTCCGGATTCGTTCAATCGTATCCGCATTGATCGCGGATCCGTTGGTTTCAATTGTATCCGCGTCAACAGCACGCCTGATGGCTGTCGTATCATCCTTACCTTCTACTACAATGATTTCTTTTAACTTCATGATTCCTCCAATTGAAAGCGAAAGCGCCTAGATCAGCCCCAATGTGTGCTGGTGCTAGACATTTCTCGAAGTATTATGGGTAACATTCATTTTTTAACCAAAAGCGCATTTGAAAAAATGAATAAATAATTTAAATTTTCTTTGAAATAAATGAAACATTTCTGAAATATAATCGTCTATATAGATGTAAAGTTTTTAAGCAATTACGCCTTTCTTATAATAAATGATAACTTTCGTATGTAGATTTGTGTCCAGCTCCAGCGCCTAGACCCTCAAGTCGCCTGCGCTTTTCTTATTATACCTTAAACGCAAAATGAAAAAACAAAAATGCAGAGGAAAGGTTCCCCTGCATCCATGAATTAATTTAGGATTTTGATTTTGACTTTCTTGCGGCTCCAGCGGTATGCATCCGCTTTTGATGCGAAAAAGACATCGATCTTGTTGCCTTTGATAGCTGACCCTTTATCGGCTGCTATTGCATAGCCATAGCCTTCAACATATACTTTTGTTCCTAAAGGAATCACACTAGGATCTACCGCAATGACCTTCATGTTAGGATTTGCTCTTAGATTGATTCCAGTTGCTGTATAGCCAGAGCAGCCGTTACAGTTAGCCGTAT belongs to Mesobacillus subterraneus and includes:
- the rsmA gene encoding 16S rRNA (adenine(1518)-N(6)/adenine(1519)-N(6))-dimethyltransferase RsmA → MHKDIATPMRTKEILDKYGFSFKKSLGQNFLIDTNILNRIVDHAELTGHSGAIEIGPGIGALTEQLAKRAEKVVAFEIDQRLLPILEDTLSPYSNVKVIHSDVLKADVQAVVKEEFGEQEDVMVVANLPYYVTTPILMKLLEERLPIRGIVCMLQKEVGDRISAKPGTKEYGSLSIAIQYYTKAETVMIVPKTVFMPQPNVDSAVIRLTLHEEPPVKVKDEGFFFRVTRSSFAQRRKTILNNLTSQLPDGKQKKEEILAALHEAGIVESRRGETLSIEEFANLSNALYPYFN